The Christiangramia flava JLT2011 region ATGGCCAGGGTATCCACTCCGCATAGAATTTTTAAACGGTCATCAAACCTGTTGATGATCCTGGTGACATTGGAAATATCTCGTGTAGATTCTTTAACCGCCTGGATGTTATCCTCTTTCAGTAATTCTTCAAACATATCCAGCGTTACTTCGATCTTATAATCTATAGGATTATTGTACACCATGATTGGTAAAGAGGTGCTTTTGGCGGTTTCCTTGAAGTATTCTGTAGTTTCACGATCATCGGCCAAATATCGCATTGGGGGAAGCATCATCAAGCCGCTTGCGCCATCTTCTTCGGCAATTTCCGCAGCTTTTATAGCTCCTTTTGTGGTTTGCTCGGCAATATTCATAATTACCGGAACTTTTGTCCCCACGAGTTCTTTTGTAAAACGTGTCAATTCCCGTTTTTCATCATATGTTAGGGTGCTAGCCTCGCCTAAAGTACCTCCAAGAATAATTCCGTTGACCCCAGCATCAAGCTGTGCTTCGATATTGGTTTGGAACATTTTAAGGTCCAATTGATCATCGGTCGTAAATTTTGTAGTAACTGCGGGCATTACCCCTTCCCATTTTATAGCCATGTGTGAAATTTTTAACAAAAATAAAAGCATAATCCCTCTTGCGGTTTGTAGGTATTAGCTGAACATGATACAATATTAACATGTAAATTGACAAATCATATTTTTTTTAGTAATATTTACAAAAAAACATGAAAGTCTTACCTTTTAAAATCCCTAAACCTGAAAAAGAGGCACTGGTCTATCAAGAAGACCATGAGACTGTTTTTTACGATAAATTGCATCAACACGAAGAAATCCAGATCAGTTTTATAAAAGAAGGCAGCGGAGCTCTGATCGTGGGAGATAGTATCAATGAATACAAGCCTGATGACATACTGATTATTGGGGAAAATATTCCGCATGTGTTCCGAAGTGATCCGGAGGCTTATCCCGTTTCGATTATGTACACGCTGTTTTTCACCACGAAATCTTTTGGAAAAGAATTCTTCAATCTCACCGATCTCAGTGCGATCAAAAAATTTTTTGATGAATCGGAATACGGCATGAAATTCAAAGCTGATGAAAGTAAAAGAGCCGTTTTCCATAATTTGAAACACCAGAACAGGATCGAGCGCATCGCCAGTTTGCTCTTGCTTTTAAATGAATTGATTCACGCGGAACGCCAGCCCCTTTCTTCGTTCGTATACCAAAAGAAATATACCGAGGATGAAGGAAAACGGATGAACGATGTGTTTCAATACGCGATGAATCATTTCCAGGATACCATTTCTCTTGAAGATGTTGCAGATGTAGCATTCATGAGCAAAAATGCCTTTTGCCGGTATTTTAAAAAACGAACCAATAAAACCTTTTTTCAATTCCTGATAGAAATACGAATTGAACATGCGTGTAAATTGCTTTACAGGGATCAGGATTTATCGGTTTCAGCTATTTCCGAGCTTTGCGGATTTCAAAATATTGCCAATTTTAATCGTAAATTCAAAGAACTTAAGGGAATCACTCCCACTCAATATCGCCAGCAAACAGATTAATTTTCCTGCAACAGGCTCTTCCTAATCTTCAATTGCAAATCGTTTTCCGGAACTATTTTGATCAGGTCATATTGCTTTTCAACTAATTCAGTTTTTTCATCATCGGCACTGGACCTATCCAGTGAAAGTGCGGCAAGCTTCAGGTATTTCTCATAATCTGGGGATCCTGTGGATTCCACATACTTTCGAAGTTCTTCCTGCGGTTTCCCGGCCATTTTAGTTACGCTGTCCCAAAACTCGTTTTCCGTGTAACCCCTTCCCTGC contains the following coding sequences:
- a CDS encoding dihydrodipicolinate synthase family protein; protein product: MAIKWEGVMPAVTTKFTTDDQLDLKMFQTNIEAQLDAGVNGIILGGTLGEASTLTYDEKRELTRFTKELVGTKVPVIMNIAEQTTKGAIKAAEIAEEDGASGLMMLPPMRYLADDRETTEYFKETAKSTSLPIMVYNNPIDYKIEVTLDMFEELLKEDNIQAVKESTRDISNVTRIINRFDDRLKILCGVDTLAMESMIMGANGWVAGLVCAFPKETVAIYKLVKAGRIKEALEIYRWFLPVLELDINPKLVQNIKLAEVATGIGTENVRAPRLPLAGEERKQVQAILDKAMATRPEITSEVLVS
- a CDS encoding AraC family transcriptional regulator, producing MKVLPFKIPKPEKEALVYQEDHETVFYDKLHQHEEIQISFIKEGSGALIVGDSINEYKPDDILIIGENIPHVFRSDPEAYPVSIMYTLFFTTKSFGKEFFNLTDLSAIKKFFDESEYGMKFKADESKRAVFHNLKHQNRIERIASLLLLLNELIHAERQPLSSFVYQKKYTEDEGKRMNDVFQYAMNHFQDTISLEDVADVAFMSKNAFCRYFKKRTNKTFFQFLIEIRIEHACKLLYRDQDLSVSAISELCGFQNIANFNRKFKELKGITPTQYRQQTD